A region from the Parcubacteria group bacterium ADurb.Bin159 genome encodes:
- a CDS encoding hypothetical protein (PSP1 C-terminal conserved region), with amino-acid sequence MRIYEILITSWDKPYLLSCQNESISELLKVGERVILRSKSGIDLAEIVAIKEVNESPELVEKIKEFSILRKASEEDCQKYNYLNQEEKIKEAIEVSNKLVKKHNLPIKIMGAYFSFDGGRITFLFTAPDRVDFRELVKNLTQEFHKSIRLHQVGIRQALEFSGDIGSCGRPICCKDFLKELGKITTDLIADQNLFNRGADRLTGICGRLKCCLLFEEEDYKKSKAPVARRARIPIGKQGVSKENPSIHRKQKKSTL; translated from the coding sequence ATGAGGATTTATGAAATTTTAATAACATCGTGGGATAAGCCATATCTTCTTTCATGCCAAAATGAAAGTATTTCTGAATTATTAAAAGTGGGGGAGAGAGTAATTTTACGATCTAAATCAGGTATAGATTTAGCGGAGATAGTGGCTATTAAAGAAGTTAATGAATCTCCGGAATTAGTAGAAAAAATAAAAGAATTTTCTATTTTAAGAAAAGCAAGCGAGGAAGATTGTCAAAAATATAATTATCTTAATCAAGAGGAAAAAATAAAAGAAGCAATAGAAGTCAGTAATAAATTGGTTAAAAAGCATAATTTGCCCATTAAAATAATGGGTGCTTATTTTTCTTTTGATGGGGGGAGAATTACTTTTCTTTTTACTGCTCCGGATAGGGTTGATTTTCGGGAGTTAGTTAAAAATCTCACTCAAGAATTTCATAAGTCAATTAGATTGCATCAAGTTGGCATTAGGCAAGCTCTCGAATTCAGTGGCGATATAGGCTCTTGCGGCAGGCCTATTTGTTGTAAAGATTTTTTAAAAGAATTAGGTAAAATAACTACGGATTTAATAGCAGACCAAAATTTATTTAATCGAGGAGCAGATCGATTAACGGGCATCTGCGGGCGTTTAAAATGTTGTCTCCTTTTTGAAGAAGAAGATTATAAAAAGTCAAAAGCGCCTGTGGCGCGACGAGCAAGAATACCTATTGGCAAGCAAGGGGTAAGTAAGGAAAATCCTTCAATTCACCGCAAGCAGAAAAAATCAACATTATAA
- the rpsB gene encoding 30S ribosomal protein S2 — protein MINIPLTNELAKNAVHLGHRTSRVCPQMLPYISGVQATIHIIDLEKTRQKLEEALNFLTHLIQNQGVILFVGTKPSAKKIIKEAALKANVPYVNEKWIGGTLTNFPVILDKLISKLKTMRQEKKDNLWLELNKKEQIEKAREIERLEKMVGGIASLTKIPDALFVIDLIKEKTAIREAKRLNIPVIGLVDTNANPTLIDWPIPANDDARRSIQFITDLVVRAIKEAQNQPKNLKKEKEKNEKKEEKKSEK, from the coding sequence ATGATCAATATTCCTCTTACCAATGAATTAGCTAAAAACGCCGTACATTTAGGACATCGGACGAGCAGAGTCTGCCCTCAGATGCTTCCTTATATTAGCGGAGTGCAGGCGACTATTCATATTATTGATTTAGAAAAAACAAGGCAAAAATTAGAAGAAGCCTTGAATTTTTTAACCCATCTTATTCAAAATCAAGGTGTGATTCTTTTTGTGGGGACAAAACCATCGGCTAAAAAGATTATTAAAGAAGCGGCCTTAAAGGCAAATGTGCCTTATGTTAATGAAAAGTGGATAGGGGGAACATTGACCAATTTTCCAGTTATATTAGATAAACTGATATCAAAACTAAAAACAATGCGCCAAGAGAAGAAAGATAATCTTTGGTTAGAATTGAATAAAAAAGAACAAATTGAAAAAGCAAGAGAAATAGAACGATTAGAAAAAATGGTAGGGGGGATTGCTTCTCTTACAAAAATACCTGATGCTTTATTTGTAATAGATTTAATTAAAGAAAAAACGGCTATTCGTGAGGCAAAACGGCTTAATATTCCAGTAATTGGTTTAGTTGACACCAACGCCAACCCTACGTTAATCGATTGGCCAATTCCCGCTAACGATGATGCTCGCCGGTCTATTCAATTTATTACTGATTTAGTTGTCCGAGCAATAAAAGAGGCTCAAAATCAACCCAAAAATTTAAAAAAAGAAAAAGAAAAAAATGAGAAAAAAGAAGAAAAAAAATCTGAAAAATAA
- the gspE gene encoding putative type II secretion system protein E yields the protein MPQNNTSPTSEEMEKKLKDKLSGLALEKEEENARNMAYSLGLDYINLYNFPIAPEALRLISEEEARQFNTVCFWLGEKEAKLATTLIEKSKIREFQKIFEERAGVSTRLFFVSQNSLKYALDFYKTLPKIYQPSKGVQITSVDLARFEDKIKTFKDLNEEIKNVSISDIVTLIVASAINSRASDIHIEAEEKEIKVRFRVDGVLVDVADIDKDLWKSIISRIKLLSALKININDQPQDGRFTINLPNDKVDVRVSTLPTAFGESVVMRLLRSSSVGLQFEDLGLIDRAFDILSRAIKRPNGMIITTGPTGSGKTTTLYAILNKINRPEIKILTLEDPIEYHLEGINQSQVDKEKDYTFAKGLRSLMRQDPDVIMIGEIRDGETAEIAIQAALTGHLVISTLHTNDAAGAIPRFIALGAKPFLLAPALNVIIAQRLVRRICPECKKETKLSPDLLKRVSADLNKIPQKNNLSLEKLKFYKGEGCSHCQGLGYHGRIGIYEVLEITSEAEKIINEGDVSEYKIKEFAASQGMVPMVGDGLLKAINGITTVDEVYRVIE from the coding sequence ATGCCTCAAAACAACACATCTCCCACTTCCGAAGAAATGGAAAAAAAATTAAAAGATAAACTTAGCGGTCTTGCTTTAGAAAAGGAAGAAGAAAACGCTAGAAATATGGCTTACAGCTTAGGATTAGATTATATTAATTTATATAACTTTCCTATTGCCCCGGAAGCCTTAAGGTTAATTTCCGAAGAAGAGGCGAGACAATTTAATACTGTTTGTTTTTGGTTGGGAGAGAAAGAGGCGAAATTAGCTACAACCTTAATAGAAAAATCAAAAATAAGAGAATTCCAAAAAATTTTTGAAGAAAGGGCGGGGGTATCTACTCGTCTTTTTTTTGTTTCTCAAAATAGTTTAAAATATGCTCTTGATTTTTATAAAACGCTTCCCAAAATTTATCAGCCATCTAAGGGGGTTCAAATTACTTCTGTTGATTTAGCACGTTTTGAAGATAAAATAAAAACCTTTAAGGATTTAAACGAAGAGATAAAAAATGTTTCTATTTCAGATATCGTAACCTTAATTGTTGCTTCAGCTATTAATTCCCGCGCTTCAGATATTCATATAGAAGCAGAAGAAAAGGAAATTAAAGTTCGATTTAGAGTTGATGGAGTTTTAGTGGATGTAGCTGATATAGATAAAGATTTATGGAAAAGTATTATTTCGCGTATAAAATTACTCTCCGCTCTTAAAATTAACATTAATGACCAACCCCAAGATGGCCGTTTTACCATAAATTTGCCGAACGATAAAGTAGATGTAAGGGTTTCTACTTTGCCGACGGCATTTGGAGAAAGCGTAGTAATGAGGTTGCTTCGTTCTTCTTCTGTTGGTTTGCAATTTGAAGATTTAGGTTTAATAGACAGGGCGTTTGACATACTATCCCGGGCAATTAAGAGGCCGAATGGTATGATTATTACCACTGGTCCGACTGGTTCAGGGAAAACGACTACTCTTTACGCTATTTTAAATAAAATTAATCGGCCAGAAATAAAAATTCTTACTTTAGAAGACCCTATTGAATATCACTTAGAAGGAATTAATCAAAGTCAAGTAGATAAAGAAAAAGATTATACTTTTGCTAAAGGCCTTCGCTCACTTATGCGGCAAGATCCTGATGTAATAATGATTGGAGAAATTAGGGACGGGGAAACAGCAGAAATAGCTATTCAAGCAGCTTTAACCGGCCATTTAGTTATTTCCACTCTTCATACTAATGACGCCGCTGGAGCAATTCCCAGATTTATTGCTTTAGGAGCAAAACCATTTCTTTTAGCCCCGGCTTTAAATGTGATTATTGCTCAAAGATTAGTTCGCCGAATTTGCCCTGAATGCAAGAAAGAAACAAAATTATCTCCTGACCTTCTCAAAAGAGTTTCTGCTGATTTGAATAAAATTCCGCAGAAAAACAATCTTTCTTTAGAAAAACTTAAATTTTATAAAGGAGAGGGATGTTCTCATTGTCAAGGATTAGGATATCATGGCCGTATCGGTATTTATGAGGTTTTAGAAATTACTTCAGAAGCTGAAAAGATTATCAACGAAGGAGATGTTTCTGAATATAAAATAAAAGAATTCGCCGCCAGCCAAGGGATGGTTCCTATGGTGGGCGATGGTTTATTAAAAGCCATTAATGGAATTACTACTGTAGACGAAGTATATCGTGTCATCGAATAA
- the rplJ gene encoding 50S ribosomal protein L10 — MPKTRQEKENLIKNLSYDLNEAKIVVFTNHLGLNANELNSLRKILRENECKYQVVKKTLLKKVYQNKNIEEEIDKLEGGVGVIFSFGDEIKGPKAALKFSEEKAKFKINGGIWNKNYLTGNEILSLANLPSKKTLLSQVAGNISFPLKRLDYILKYNLQRLILVLESLSK, encoded by the coding sequence ATGCCTAAAACACGTCAAGAAAAAGAAAATCTTATTAAAAATTTGTCTTATGATTTAAATGAGGCAAAAATTGTGGTTTTTACTAATCATTTAGGTTTGAATGCCAATGAATTAAATAGTTTAAGGAAAATTTTAAGAGAAAATGAATGTAAATACCAAGTAGTTAAAAAAACCCTTTTAAAAAAGGTTTACCAAAATAAAAATATAGAAGAAGAGATAGATAAACTTGAAGGAGGAGTGGGAGTAATTTTTAGTTTTGGAGACGAGATTAAGGGGCCCAAAGCAGCTCTTAAATTTTCAGAGGAAAAAGCAAAATTTAAGATAAACGGGGGAATTTGGAATAAAAATTATTTAACTGGAAACGAAATTTTGTCTTTAGCTAATTTACCTTCTAAAAAAACGCTTTTATCCCAAGTTGCGGGTAATATTAGTTTTCCCTTAAAACGATTAGATTATATTCTTAAATATAATTTACAAAGGTTGATTTTAGTTTTAGAATCTTTATCTAAATAA
- the tsf gene encoding Elongation factor Ts produces the protein MEIQIQDIKILREKTGLGIAECKSALKEAGGNKEKALEILAMKSKIISQEKENRIVKEGVISAYVHSNNKIGVLVELLCETDFVARSVKFQNLAHEIALQIAAANPQWISKNEVPLKIMQEKRKIIEESLEENKPLEIKEKIIQGKLEQFLKENCLLEQSYIRDEKFTINDLIQEHIALFKENIKLSRFIRFSI, from the coding sequence ATGGAAATACAAATTCAAGATATTAAAATATTAAGAGAAAAAACGGGTTTAGGAATTGCTGAATGTAAATCTGCCCTTAAAGAAGCAGGAGGAAACAAGGAAAAGGCTCTTGAAATTCTTGCTATGAAAAGTAAAATTATTTCCCAAGAAAAAGAAAATAGAATAGTTAAAGAAGGGGTCATTTCAGCTTATGTTCATAGTAATAATAAAATTGGCGTTTTAGTTGAACTTCTTTGTGAAACAGATTTTGTGGCCCGTTCAGTTAAATTTCAAAATTTGGCTCATGAAATTGCCCTTCAAATAGCCGCTGCTAATCCTCAATGGATTTCTAAAAACGAGGTTCCACTTAAAATTATGCAAGAAAAAAGAAAAATAATAGAAGAGAGTTTAGAAGAAAATAAACCATTGGAAATTAAAGAAAAAATTATTCAAGGGAAGTTAGAGCAATTTTTAAAAGAAAATTGCCTTTTAGAACAATCTTATATTCGCGATGAAAAATTTACCATAAATGATTTAATTCAAGAACACATAGCTTTATTTAAAGAAAACATTAAATTATCTCGATTCATTAGATTCTCTATATGA
- the yfkM gene encoding General stress protein 18, with protein sequence MFKKIILVIIILIIVFLIVYFFFINKKFSNKISMPEEKKLNLRGKKVALIIAQEGFEDDEFSQTKDVLIRQGAEISVVSKNTVLPALGKYGLEVIPDIKLDDLEVEDFNAIVFIGGPGATVYVDDLRAHQIIKEAVEKKKILGAICIAPTILAKAGVLRGVEATVWSNAFDPSTIDVLKESGANYIDKPVVISGKIVTANGPSAASEFGEALASLLGEE encoded by the coding sequence ATGTTTAAAAAGATTATTTTGGTTATTATTATTTTAATTATTGTTTTTTTAATAGTTTATTTCTTCTTCATTAATAAAAAATTTAGCAATAAAATTTCTATGCCGGAAGAAAAAAAATTAAATTTAAGAGGGAAAAAAGTTGCTTTAATTATCGCTCAAGAGGGGTTTGAAGATGACGAATTCTCACAAACCAAAGATGTCTTAATAAGACAAGGGGCGGAAATATCAGTTGTTTCAAAAAATACGGTTTTGCCTGCTTTAGGGAAATATGGATTAGAAGTAATTCCTGATATTAAATTAGATGATTTGGAAGTTGAAGATTTTAATGCTATTGTTTTTATTGGCGGTCCTGGGGCAACAGTTTATGTTGATGATTTAAGGGCTCACCAAATTATAAAAGAAGCAGTAGAAAAAAAGAAAATTTTAGGAGCGATTTGTATTGCTCCGACGATTTTAGCCAAAGCTGGAGTTTTAAGAGGAGTAGAGGCTACGGTTTGGTCTAACGCTTTTGATCCAAGTACCATTGATGTTTTAAAAGAAAGTGGGGCTAATTATATAGACAAACCAGTAGTTATTTCAGGTAAAATTGTTACTGCTAACGGTCCATCTGCTGCCTCTGAATTCGGTGAGGCTTTAGCTAGTTTATTGGGAGAAGAATAA
- the rplL gene encoding 50S ribosomal protein L7 yields the protein MVEEKQKQEEKKEANEVPLKFQKIVEEIEKLNVLELSELVKVLEKRFDISPMPIVSGAIGVASEAPEKKGEEQTVFNVELADAGTNKIGVIKSLREVIQIGLKEAKDLVDNLPKVVKEGVNKEEAETLKKKFEEAGAKVNLI from the coding sequence ATGGTTGAAGAAAAACAAAAACAAGAAGAAAAAAAAGAGGCAAATGAAGTGCCTTTAAAGTTTCAGAAGATTGTTGAAGAAATAGAAAAATTGAATGTTTTGGAGCTTAGCGAGTTAGTTAAGGTTCTGGAAAAGAGATTTGATATTTCTCCTATGCCGATAGTAAGCGGAGCGATAGGGGTGGCTTCTGAAGCGCCAGAGAAGAAAGGTGAAGAACAAACTGTTTTTAATGTGGAATTAGCTGATGCGGGAACGAATAAAATCGGAGTGATTAAAAGCTTAAGAGAAGTTATTCAGATTGGTTTAAAAGAAGCTAAAGATTTAGTTGATAATTTACCCAAAGTTGTTAAAGAGGGGGTTAATAAAGAAGAGGCCGAAACATTAAAGAAAAAGTTTGAAGAAGCGGGGGCGAAAGTGAATTTAATCTGA
- the pgk gene encoding Phosphoglycerate kinase, translating into MAFFRTIKNIKNLYGKRVLMRVDFNFTLKDGKPIDSFRLKAIFPTLEFLKPFRTKLILISHFGEPKGKFDKKYSLEPIAKWLLNQDKIFQNLKFIVNPFEKEGREAIQNLKEGDIALLENIRFWKGEEENNPKFAQKLANFGDIYINEAFSVSHRAHSSITGLPKILPSYAGINFENEVNNLNQVLKKYHHPFTLILGGAKISTKLGLLLNFKNKANFILIGGAMANTFLKAKGSNIGNSLIEETMLSKAKEILKQKNLILPNDVMIKMRNKKIRIIDIDKLNDLKHNDFKILDIGPKTIKKFSDIIKTSKEIIWNGPLGYFEEKPFTQGTVKIIQSILSNKKARITIGGGETIVCLGQAKVKRPMPNAENKIFVSTGGGAMLEFLSGKELPGLIALTKNKDLVNLNK; encoded by the coding sequence ATGGCGTTTTTTAGGACAATTAAAAATATTAAAAATCTTTACGGGAAACGAGTTTTAATGCGCGTTGATTTTAATTTTACCCTAAAAGACGGAAAACCCATAGATAGTTTTCGTTTAAAAGCCATATTTCCTACTTTAGAATTTTTAAAACCATTTAGAACAAAACTAATTTTAATCAGTCATTTTGGCGAACCCAAGGGAAAATTTGATAAAAAATATAGTTTAGAGCCTATAGCTAAATGGCTATTAAACCAAGATAAAATTTTTCAAAACTTAAAATTTATTGTCAATCCGTTTGAGAAAGAGGGGAGAGAAGCAATCCAAAATTTGAAAGAAGGAGATATTGCTCTTTTAGAAAATATCCGCTTCTGGAAAGGAGAAGAAGAAAATAATCCAAAATTTGCGCAAAAATTAGCTAATTTTGGGGATATTTATATTAACGAAGCATTTTCTGTTTCTCATCGAGCACATTCTTCTATAACGGGATTACCTAAAATTTTACCCAGTTACGCTGGGATAAATTTTGAAAATGAAGTTAATAATTTAAATCAAGTTTTAAAAAAATATCATCATCCTTTTACTCTTATTTTAGGAGGAGCAAAAATTAGCACTAAACTTGGTTTGCTTTTAAATTTTAAGAACAAAGCAAATTTTATTCTTATTGGCGGCGCTATGGCTAACACTTTTTTAAAAGCAAAGGGATCCAATATAGGCAATTCTTTAATAGAAGAAACAATGCTTTCAAAAGCCAAAGAAATTCTAAAACAAAAAAATTTGATTTTACCTAATGATGTGATGATAAAAATGAGAAATAAAAAAATACGAATTATAGATATTGACAAATTAAACGATTTAAAGCATAATGATTTTAAGATATTGGATATTGGCCCGAAAACGATAAAAAAATTTTCTGATATTATTAAAACATCTAAAGAAATAATTTGGAATGGACCATTAGGTTATTTTGAGGAGAAACCCTTTACTCAAGGAACGGTAAAAATAATTCAAAGTATTTTGTCTAATAAAAAGGCGAGAATAACTATTGGTGGGGGAGAAACCATAGTTTGCCTTGGACAGGCAAAGGTTAAACGTCCGATGCCAAATGCCGAAAATAAAATATTCGTTTCTACTGGAGGAGGGGCGATGCTTGAATTTTTAAGCGGGAAAGAATTACCCGGTTTAATCGCCTTGACAAAAAATAAGGATTTGGTAAATTTAAATAAATAA
- the dnaA gene encoding Chromosomal replication initiator protein DnaA, with protein MTEEKNNKIEEINKEELWQSVLGELEVSISPANFKTWFSNTFILRFENNGETVVIGVPNVFTEQWLSQKYHKAILDAFQNITDNKIKEIVYTIKAALPPQERFLDNLIKIKANDNEGTFKTDKHGLNPRYTFENFIVGKGNELAHAAAIAVSKQPGKKYNPLFIYGGVGLGKTHLLQAIGHRVLAKNPKTKVRYVNAEVFTNEFIEGIRTGQNDNFKNKYRQLDFLLVDDIQFMAGKERTEEEFFHTFDWLHQGGKQIVITSDRPPKSLPALEKRIISRFEWGLICDITPPDFETRLAILKTKSKEKGYKLEDDVLNYLASHIQNNVRELEGALNKIFAWHELKGGPINLDVVEKIIKSLNQIQKGSVKSDKIIQEVSEFYNLTPLDLKSASRKKELVMSRQIAMYLLREDLNLSFPAIGKIIGGRDHSTTMHGWEKVKKEVEEGGETKQDIDSIRQRIYTHK; from the coding sequence ATGACAGAAGAAAAAAATAATAAAATAGAAGAAATAAATAAAGAAGAACTTTGGCAAAGTGTTTTGGGTGAATTAGAAGTTTCTATTTCTCCGGCAAATTTCAAAACCTGGTTTTCTAATACTTTTATTTTACGATTTGAAAATAATGGAGAAACGGTTGTTATCGGTGTGCCCAATGTTTTTACTGAGCAATGGTTAAGTCAAAAATACCATAAAGCGATATTAGATGCCTTTCAAAACATAACCGATAATAAAATAAAAGAGATTGTTTATACTATTAAAGCCGCTCTTCCTCCTCAAGAAAGATTTTTGGATAATTTAATAAAAATAAAAGCAAATGATAATGAAGGAACTTTTAAAACAGATAAACACGGGCTTAATCCTCGTTATACTTTCGAAAATTTTATTGTGGGAAAGGGCAACGAATTAGCCCATGCCGCTGCTATAGCAGTAAGTAAACAACCAGGGAAAAAATATAATCCGCTTTTTATTTACGGGGGAGTGGGATTAGGTAAAACTCATCTTCTTCAAGCGATAGGGCATCGTGTTCTAGCTAAAAATCCTAAAACTAAAGTTCGTTATGTTAATGCCGAGGTTTTTACAAATGAATTTATTGAAGGCATTAGAACTGGTCAAAATGATAATTTTAAAAATAAGTATCGTCAACTTGATTTTCTTTTAGTTGATGATATTCAATTTATGGCAGGGAAAGAGAGGACAGAAGAAGAATTTTTTCACACTTTTGATTGGCTTCATCAAGGAGGCAAACAAATAGTTATTACTTCTGATAGGCCCCCGAAATCTTTACCTGCTCTAGAAAAGAGGATTATTTCCCGATTTGAATGGGGATTAATTTGCGATATTACTCCTCCTGATTTTGAAACACGTTTGGCTATTTTAAAAACAAAATCAAAAGAAAAGGGATATAAATTAGAAGATGATGTTTTAAATTATTTAGCTAGTCATATACAAAATAATGTAAGAGAATTGGAAGGAGCGTTGAATAAAATTTTTGCTTGGCATGAATTAAAAGGAGGGCCGATTAATCTTGATGTAGTAGAAAAAATTATAAAAAGTTTGAATCAAATACAAAAAGGGTCTGTTAAAAGTGATAAAATAATTCAAGAAGTATCAGAGTTTTATAATTTGACGCCTCTTGATTTGAAAAGCGCTTCTCGAAAAAAAGAATTAGTGATGTCAAGGCAAATAGCTATGTATTTATTAAGAGAAGATTTAAACTTATCTTTTCCTGCTATTGGAAAAATTATAGGGGGGCGCGATCATTCTACCACTATGCATGGATGGGAAAAGGTAAAAAAAGAAGTTGAAGAAGGGGGAGAAACAAAACAAGATATTGATTCTATCAGACAAAGAATTTATACTCATAAATAA
- the gap gene encoding Glyceraldehyde-3-phosphate dehydrogenase, with translation MLSKIRLAINGFGRIGRAAFKIGWERQDIEFVAINDLGDIKTMAHLLKYDSIYGIWDKEIDYDEQGLIINKKRVPILKEKEPMNLPWKKMGVDIVLESTGIFLDKESSMGHIKAGAKRVIISAPAKGEDIPTYILGVNEEKLDASQLIISNGSCTTNCLAPIVKILDDNFGLDYGFMTTVHAYTNDQKILDLPHKDLRRARAAGFNMIPTTSGATKTVVDVLPHLKGRLDGLAIRVPIPVVSLVDFVCLTKKEVNVSLINQTFEQASKGVLSNIIAVTNEPLVSSDFKGDTHSAIVDLSLTQVQNNNLVKIIAWYDNEWGYSQRYIELAEYLGRKI, from the coding sequence ATGCTTTCCAAAATTCGTTTAGCTATTAATGGTTTTGGCCGTATTGGCCGAGCAGCATTTAAAATTGGTTGGGAAAGGCAAGATATTGAATTTGTTGCCATTAATGATTTGGGCGATATAAAGACAATGGCGCATCTTTTAAAATATGATTCTATTTATGGCATTTGGGATAAAGAAATAGATTATGATGAGCAAGGTTTGATTATAAATAAAAAAAGAGTGCCTATTTTAAAAGAAAAAGAGCCGATGAATTTGCCTTGGAAAAAGATGGGGGTTGATATTGTTTTAGAATCTACAGGTATTTTTTTAGACAAAGAATCATCAATGGGCCATATTAAAGCTGGAGCAAAAAGAGTTATCATTTCCGCGCCTGCTAAAGGAGAGGATATCCCTACCTATATTTTAGGAGTTAATGAAGAAAAATTAGATGCCTCCCAACTTATTATTTCTAATGGTTCCTGCACCACTAATTGTTTAGCGCCAATAGTAAAAATTTTAGATGATAATTTTGGTTTAGATTATGGATTTATGACCACGGTACATGCTTATACAAATGACCAAAAAATATTAGATTTACCCCATAAAGATTTACGGCGAGCGAGAGCAGCGGGATTTAATATGATTCCGACTACAAGTGGCGCAACCAAAACAGTAGTAGATGTCCTTCCTCATCTTAAAGGACGGTTAGACGGTTTAGCCATAAGAGTACCCATTCCCGTTGTTTCTCTTGTTGATTTTGTTTGTCTCACTAAAAAAGAAGTTAATGTTTCGTTAATTAATCAAACGTTTGAACAAGCTTCTAAGGGGGTGTTATCCAATATCATAGCCGTAACTAATGAGCCGCTTGTTTCTTCAGATTTTAAGGGGGACACTCATTCGGCTATTGTTGACCTTTCTTTAACTCAAGTTCAAAATAATAATTTAGTTAAAATTATTGCTTGGTATGATAATGAATGGGGTTATTCTCAGCGCTATATTGAGTTGGCTGAATATTTAGGAAGGAAAATTTAA
- the tsaB gene encoding tRNA threonylcarbamoyladenosine biosynthesis protein TsaB produces MFLYFNTLGDKKTIKVLGAKKDDEICFFAPNNSQEHILLYLNKLQKRAGFDLKDIKGIMVNQGPGSFAGIRKILTIVNVMGWCLQIPVQGVSLEREKTEEEAVKKALAKIKRKKTGSFAMPVYKI; encoded by the coding sequence ATGTTTTTATATTTTAACACTTTAGGAGATAAAAAAACAATTAAGGTTTTGGGAGCCAAAAAAGATGATGAAATTTGCTTTTTTGCTCCTAATAATTCACAAGAGCATATTTTACTATATTTAAATAAATTGCAAAAAAGGGCAGGATTTGATTTAAAAGATATAAAAGGAATAATGGTGAATCAAGGGCCAGGTTCTTTTGCCGGAATTCGCAAGATTTTAACCATAGTTAATGTTATGGGGTGGTGTTTGCAAATTCCTGTACAGGGAGTTTCTTTAGAGCGAGAGAAAACAGAAGAAGAAGCGGTCAAAAAAGCATTAGCGAAAATAAAAAGAAAAAAAACAGGAAGTTTTGCTATGCCCGTGTATAAGATTTAA